The Populus alba chromosome 6, ASM523922v2, whole genome shotgun sequence genome contains a region encoding:
- the LOC118048569 gene encoding MLO-like protein 3 encodes MSLMLAATQKPISKICIPAHLANSMLPCRKLSKLAAVQNYGNVAGNFVGSLSLENGLRGKNILWGHRSLLADDDGGNISDDPCSKGKVSLISEKGIHQLHIFIFVLAVMQIFYSVLTMALGWTKMRRWEAWEKESRTTEYQVANDPNRFRLTRQTTFGRRHIETWANISPLLWMICFFRQFFHSVAKVDYLTLRHGFISAHLSTRNVNHFNFQEYIQRSLDDDFKVVIGISPLMWFMVAIFLLLDVRGWNVYHWISYVPLVIVLVVGAKLEVIVAKMAFRIDDKSCVSRGTPLVQPNDNLFWFGQPRFVLVLIHFVLFVNAFEFAFFIWVAIQFGLESCYHENTAFIVTRVVLAITVQVICSYITLPLYALVTQMGSQFKSKVLEEQVAHIIKERHAEARERGKKQDQYSLRSPRSALSTDRSIKMYSPIRSPRPPILHELTLPSNEQQIAAKDNEKRSPAHPLIWASSWEIMLEIMQTTKVVWIIIFKNHAC; translated from the exons atgtcATTGATGCTGGCGGCGACCCAAAAACCTATTTCTAAAATCTGCATACCAGCCCATCTTGCGAACTCCATGCTTCCTTGTCGTAAATTATCCAAACTCGCTGCAGTACAAAATTATGGAAACGTTGCCGGTAATTTTGTTGGGAGTTTGTCTTTAGAGAATGGTCTGCGTGGTAAGAATATTTTATGGGGACATAGGAGCTTGTTAGCAGACGATGACGGTGGAAATATTTCTGATGATCCTTGTTCAAAA GGAAAGGTTTCTTTAATATCAGAAAAAGGGATCCATCAGCTTCACATATTCATTTTTGTGCTAGCAGTTATGCAAATTTTTTATAGTGTTCTAACCATGGCTCTTGGCTGGACCAAG ATGAGGCGGTGGGAAGCTTGGGAGAAAGAAAGTCGGACAACTGAATACCAAGTTGCAAATG ATCCAAATCGATTTAGACTTACAAGACAAACAACATTCGGGAGACGGCATATAGAGACTTGGGCAAACATATCACCTCTCCTATGGATG ATATGTTTCTTCAGACAGTTTTTTCATTCGGTAGCAAAAGTTGATTATCTCACCTTGAGACATGGTTTTATCTCG GCTCACTTGTCAACCAGGAACGTCAACCATTTCAATTTCCAGGAATACATACAGCGATCCTTGGACGACGATTTCAAGGTCGTCATTGGCATCAG TCCTTTAATGTGGTTTATGGTGGCAATTTTCTTGCTGCTGGACGTACGTG GTTGGAATGTATATCACTGGATTTCCTATGTTCCACTCGTG ATTGTGCTGGTCGTGGGAGCCAAACTTGAGGTGATTGTTGCAAAAATGGCTTTCCGAATCGATGATAAAAGCTGTGTGAGCAGAGGAACCCCTCTTGTTCAACCAAATGATAATCTCTTTTGGTTCGGTCAACCAagatttgttcttgttcttatCCATTTTGTTCTGTTTGTG AATGCATTTGAGTTTGCCTTCTTCATTTGGGTTGCA ATACAATTTGGGCTCGAATCATGTTACCATGAGAACACTGCATTTATTGTCACAAGGGTCGTGTTAGC GATCACAGTTCAAGTCATATGCAGCTACATTACCCTTCCGCTCTATGCACTTGTCACACAG ATGGGGTCTCAATTCAAGAGCAAGGTACTAGAAGAGCAAGTGGCTCATATTATAAAGGAACGGCATGCTGAGGCGAGGGAAAGAGGGAAGAAGCAAGATCAATATTCTTTACGGTCACCGCGTTCTGCTTTGTCTACTGATCGGAGCATCAAAATGTACAGTCCCATCAGATCGCCGAGACCACCAATATTACATGAACTCACTCTGCCATCCAACGAACAGCAGATTGCTGCAAAAGATAATGAAAAACGAAGCCCGGCTCATCCATTAATCTGGGCATCATCCTGGGAAATCATGCTAGAAATTATGCAAACAACGAAGGTCGTATGGATCATCATATTCAAAAACCATGCATGTTGA